DNA from Actinomyces sp. oral taxon 897:
CGCGCGTGGCCCTGGGCTACGCCATGGTCTACCCGGTGGCCATGGTCGCCAAGATCTTTATCGCCCAGATCCTGGGCGGCCTGGCGTAGGCGGTGCAGGCGGCGCCCACCACCCCGTAGCCCGGGCCGCTCCCGGGCACGCCCGCCGCCGGGCACTTGCTTATTCCCAGGGCGCGGGGCGGCTTGCCCGCTTCCGGGCACGCCTGCCGCCAGCCCCGCCCGGTCCCGACCGGCGTCCCCGGTCCCGCCGCGGCGGGGTAGCACTCACGCGGTCTCGACGTCGTCCTCGGCCCACTCCACGTCCACCAGCTCCTTGGGGGTGACGTCGTGGCGCCAGTTGCGGTCGGTGATAATGCGGGCCAGGGCCAGTCCCATACCAATAGCCGTAATGACGAAGAACACCTCCACAATGCTGGCCGCGGCCTCCCGCAGGGCGACGCCGACGTCGTCGCCGTACACGCCGTAGTCATTGAGCGCGGAGAGGGCCCGGTAGAAGGGCACGCCCGGGATCATAATGACGACGGCCGGCACGGACAGGGCCACCCGCGACAGGCTCGCCCGGGAGACGAAGAGCTGGGCCATGAGGCCGATGACGACGGCGGCCAGACCCACGGCGAGCTGCCAGGGCACGTGGCACTCGGTCACCAGGAGGATGCGTCCGGTGTTGGCGGCCGCGCCCACCACCGCCGCCAGCGCCGCCGCCCGCGCCCCGGCGTTGAACAGCATGGCGAACCCGTAGGCGGCGATAAAGGAGCACAGGGCGCGCAGCACGTAGAGGACCACGCCCTCGTCGGGGTAGGCCGAGGACACCGTCACCAGGTCCCAGGAGAAGATGAAGCTGACCGTCCACACCGCCACCCCGGCCGCGGCCATGACCAGCATGACGTAGGCGGAGCGGGATATGGCGCTGGAGAAGTCCTGGCGCATCATGTCCAGCATGGCGGTGACCATGGGGAACCCGGGGATGAGGAACAGGATCGCCGAGACCAGGCCGCCCTGGTGCGTGCTCGCGATCAGCTCGCTGGCCGCCAGGCCCGAGACGATCGACATGTACAGGCCCGAGGCGACCAGGCCGCACACCAGCCAGGTGAAGAAGTGCTGGAAGTGGCGCACCAGCATGTAGCGGCGCACCGCCTGCCCCAGGCAGGCGGCCACGAGCACGGCCAGGCACTCCACCCAGCCGCCGTGGTTGAGGAAGCAGAACCCCGCGCAGGCCACCCCGGAGGCCAGGGCGTTGGTCAGCGGCCCGTAGAGGCCGCGCATGGCCGACACCCGGTCGAGCTCGGCGTCGAGCTCCTCCACCCGCTCGTGGTGGCGCAGGTCGTGCACAATGCGGCGCAGGGCCTCCAGGCGGTCCACGTTGACCCCCACCAGGCGCACCTCGGCGGCCTCCGTGCGGAAGCGGTCCCCCACGTAGGAGGAGGTGACGATCTCGGTCATGGTGACCGTGGCCGTGTGGCGG
Protein-coding regions in this window:
- a CDS encoding threonine/serine ThrE exporter family protein, whose protein sequence is MRQSAVVLRLGRLMLAAGAGSYRVKSSMARAAAAVGLDRHTATVTMTEIVTSSYVGDRFRTEAAEVRLVGVNVDRLEALRRIVHDLRHHERVEELDAELDRVSAMRGLYGPLTNALASGVACAGFCFLNHGGWVECLAVLVAACLGQAVRRYMLVRHFQHFFTWLVCGLVASGLYMSIVSGLAASELIASTHQGGLVSAILFLIPGFPMVTAMLDMMRQDFSSAISRSAYVMLVMAAAGVAVWTVSFIFSWDLVTVSSAYPDEGVVLYVLRALCSFIAAYGFAMLFNAGARAAALAAVVGAAANTGRILLVTECHVPWQLAVGLAAVVIGLMAQLFVSRASLSRVALSVPAVVIMIPGVPFYRALSALNDYGVYGDDVGVALREAAASIVEVFFVITAIGMGLALARIITDRNWRHDVTPKELVDVEWAEDDVETA